A genome region from Schistocerca nitens isolate TAMUIC-IGC-003100 chromosome 4, iqSchNite1.1, whole genome shotgun sequence includes the following:
- the LOC126252284 gene encoding protein CDV3 homolog translates to MLCVVMASMNRTEQELLYRRSREVVVPCQKHEDVVLSVLKSPLIASNHRPAPAPPPPTATTTLFPPDAGGGGGGSSGAQSGASGAEDCDDEEHARLRPPTSGEETDAEAAPGAAAAGASGYDDERGRFAFFEQQLRRFRSPRFGEAHHKRVPTPIKRRRRSAGRDGGDGGGAAACGGGGGAGAVGGGERRHRPKPRPPPPLDVDDDVLGDDEDLEEVAGDGVVAQEGGGRGGPPGVPDPYYPIYLPIDQAFKAKYVFHHKKGKTFQERVYVFLEHPGGWLCFVYHFTV, encoded by the coding sequence ATGTTGTGCGTCGTTATGGCCAGCATGAACCGCACCGAGCAGGAGCTGTTGTACCGGCGATCGCGCGAGGTGGTCGTGCCGTGCCAGAAGCACGAGGACGTGGTGCTGAGCGTGCTCAAGTCGCCGCTGATCGCCTCCAACCACCGGCCGGCACCCGCGCCTCCGCCCCCGACGGCGACAACCACGCTCTTCCCGCCGGacgccgggggcggcgggggcggcagcagcggcgcccaGTCGGGGGCTTCCGGGGCAGAGGACTGCGACGACGAGGAGCACGCGCGCCTCAGACCGCCCACCAGCGGCGAAGAGACGGACGCGgaggcggcgccgggggcggcggccGCGGGGGCGTCCGGCTACGACGACGAGCGGGGCCGCTTCGCCTTCTTCGAGCAGCAGCTGCGCCGCTTCCGGTCGCCGCGCTTCGGCGAGGCGCACCACAAGCGCGTGCCGACGCCCATCAAGCGGAGGCGGCGCAGCGCCGGCCGCGACGGCGGCGACGGGGGCGGAGCGGCTGCGTGCGGAGGTGGAGGCGGCGCGGGCGCCGTGGGCGGCGGCGAGAGGCGGCACCGGCCCaagccgcggccgccgccgcccctCGACGTCGACGATGACGTGCTCGGCGACGACGAAGACCTGGAGGAGGTGGCCGGCGACGGCGTCGTCGCGCAAGAGGGCGGCGGGCGCGGCGGGCCGCCCGGCGTGCCGGACCCCTACTACCCCATCTACCTGCCCATAGACCAGGCCTTCAAGGCCAAGTACGTGTTCCACCACAAGAAGGGCAAGACCTTCCAGGAGCGCGTCTACGTTTTCCTCGAGCACCCCGGCGGCTGGCTGTGCTTCGTTTACCACTTCACTGTGTGA